Proteins encoded by one window of Clostridium bornimense:
- a CDS encoding UPF0182 family protein, translating into MKKKLLTIIAILLLVIIGGFVGLSSFIIDIQWFNEVGYTSVLWTRIFARLVIFVPIFLIIFISLSIYGNILIKNYKKSTAIREINKEGDKKLKRITRGIILFASLVMSITLTSAYWYDALTFINSTDFNVTDPIFNKDVSFYIFKLPFINSICSLVFNILILMVLFTGVFYLVTNLLSGKKIGNINLESFSAKDFITTKNPLNSFAGKQLAIVVSLIFITLAVGYVLKGYGLVYSGRGVVFGTSYTDNTISLNFYKVIAIVSIIASVIVFISVIRGRIKPIVFSVVALFALMIAEPIIAELYDNLYVKPNQRDLEAKYIKNNIEMTQKGFNIDDIEVKDVKLGDNLDGDTVLKNMDTINNLKINSYYPALKFFNQAQTLRSYYDFQDIDVDRYEIDGKMTQVFITPREINIEGLQGNADSWQGKHLLYTHGYGLAMSRVNAVTDSGRPDFVMKDVPINNITDINIDNPRIYFGEKTKDYAIVNTTLKETDYPEDGKENTYDYTGEAGIKLNFINKLLFAINKGDYNMMISSNINSNSKILINRNIIDRVNKIAPFLTLDEDPYPVITEGKIKWIIDAYTTSNLYPLAERYDGINYIRNSIKIVVDGYNGNVDFYIVDDNDPIAATYSKIYKGLFKDINELSEDIKNHLKYPQYLFDLQSEVLGRYHVEDANVFFSKGDLWDVSELEYGVENEDTTVKEGDYVTFKLPGEEKEEMVIVNYLNPSAKKTMAAIFAGRMDGDNYGKLMLLRLPTDTSIESPQFFKNTVQQDTTISKEITLLNSNGSSVEYGEILIVPIENSLLYAMPIYVESTGNNSVPEVKRIILANGSKIVMGENIDDALNKLFNIDTSSNETVIPQDENENVFEKEDEKELAKKASEKFNEMIEAQKNGDWAKYGELQKEVGDIISELSK; encoded by the coding sequence TAAGAAGTTAAAGCGTATTACAAGAGGGATTATATTATTTGCATCATTAGTAATGTCAATTACATTAACTAGTGCATATTGGTATGATGCTTTAACATTTATAAATTCCACTGATTTTAATGTTACAGATCCTATATTTAATAAAGATGTATCATTCTATATATTTAAGTTACCATTTATAAATTCTATTTGCTCATTAGTGTTTAATATACTTATTTTAATGGTGTTGTTTACAGGAGTATTTTATTTAGTTACTAATTTATTGAGTGGTAAAAAGATAGGAAATATCAATCTAGAAAGCTTCTCAGCAAAAGATTTTATAACTACTAAAAATCCTTTAAATTCTTTTGCCGGAAAACAACTTGCAATAGTAGTTTCTTTAATATTTATTACTTTAGCTGTAGGATATGTATTAAAAGGTTACGGGTTAGTATACTCTGGTAGAGGTGTAGTTTTCGGAACATCATATACCGATAATACAATAAGTTTAAATTTTTATAAAGTCATAGCTATAGTATCGATAATTGCTTCGGTGATTGTCTTTATATCAGTTATAAGAGGCAGAATTAAACCGATAGTTTTTTCTGTAGTTGCATTATTTGCATTAATGATAGCGGAACCTATAATTGCTGAGTTATATGATAATTTATATGTAAAGCCAAATCAAAGAGACTTAGAAGCAAAATATATAAAAAATAATATCGAGATGACTCAAAAAGGATTTAATATCGATGATATAGAAGTGAAAGATGTTAAATTAGGAGATAACCTAGATGGGGATACTGTGTTAAAGAATATGGATACTATAAATAATCTAAAGATTAATTCATATTATCCTGCGTTAAAATTTTTTAATCAGGCACAAACATTAAGATCATATTATGATTTTCAAGATATTGATGTAGATAGATATGAGATAGATGGAAAAATGACGCAAGTATTTATTACACCAAGAGAAATAAATATAGAAGGGCTACAAGGTAATGCAGATAGTTGGCAAGGAAAACATTTATTATATACTCATGGATATGGATTGGCTATGAGTAGAGTAAATGCTGTTACTGACTCTGGGAGACCGGATTTTGTTATGAAGGATGTTCCAATAAATAATATTACAGATATAAATATAGATAATCCACGTATATACTTTGGAGAAAAGACTAAAGATTATGCTATTGTAAATACTACATTGAAAGAAACAGATTATCCTGAAGACGGTAAAGAAAATACGTATGATTATACAGGAGAAGCTGGTATAAAGTTAAATTTTATAAATAAATTATTATTTGCTATAAATAAAGGCGATTATAATATGATGATATCGTCAAATATAAATAGTAACTCAAAAATATTAATAAATAGAAATATTATCGATAGAGTTAATAAAATAGCTCCATTTCTTACATTAGATGAAGATCCATATCCAGTTATAACAGAGGGAAAAATAAAGTGGATAATCGATGCCTATACAACATCTAATTTATATCCATTAGCAGAAAGATATGATGGAATTAATTATATAAGAAATTCTATTAAGATTGTTGTTGATGGATACAATGGTAATGTAGATTTTTATATAGTAGATGATAATGATCCAATAGCGGCAACTTATTCAAAAATATATAAAGGATTATTTAAAGATATTAATGAATTATCAGAGGATATAAAAAATCATCTTAAGTATCCACAATATTTATTTGACTTACAAAGTGAAGTTTTAGGAAGATACCATGTTGAAGATGCAAATGTATTCTTTAGTAAGGGAGATTTATGGGATGTGTCTGAATTAGAATATGGTGTAGAAAATGAAGACACTACTGTAAAAGAGGGAGATTATGTAACATTTAAGTTACCAGGCGAAGAAAAAGAAGAAATGGTTATAGTTAATTATTTAAATCCAAGTGCTAAAAAGACTATGGCAGCTATCTTCGCTGGAAGAATGGATGGAGATAATTATGGAAAACTAATGTTACTGAGACTACCAACAGATACATCAATTGAGTCACCACAATTTTTTAAGAATACTGTGCAACAGGATACAACAATATCCAAGGAAATAACTTTATTAAATTCTAATGGATCATCTGTTGAGTATGGAGAAATATTAATAGTACCTATAGAAAATTCATTATTATATGCTATGCCGATTTATGTAGAGTCTACAGGGAACAATTCAGTACCAGAAGTTAAGAGAATAATTTTAGCCAATGGTAGTAAGATTGTTATGGGAGAAAATATAGATGATGCTCTTAATAAATTGTTTAATATTGATACAAGTAGTAATGAAACAGTGATTCCTCAAGATGAAAATGAGAATGTTTTTGAAAAGGAAGATGAAAAAGAACTAGCTAAGAAAGCTAGTGAAAAGTTTAATGAGATGATAGAAGCACAAAAAAATGGCGATTGGGCTAAATATGGTGAATTACAAAAAGAGGTTGGAGATATAATCTCAGAACTTTCTAAATAG
- a CDS encoding NAD(P)/FAD-dependent oxidoreductase, protein MDYDVIILGGGTYGCAIAYELSKYSLNIALIEKEYDIVTEIDTINSAIVYDGLQARSDLIASLEVEGNRAIYDICKKFNISLENKNSIFIAYSEGGRKELIRKFNKAKERGIYNIEIIDGKTAMDMESTIKKEPLMGILSRNTAIVSPYDFAIALGEVAAQNGVNFRFAETVLNISKVSKEFLITTTKGKFKSKIVINTIPDKNYDLDNDLREEEFIKHRKWLNYFTIDTHKEPENIIRAYEDDIKTLVVPTKHNVLAGVITDGELDTVTANHQIKKLIVGLRTQHITSFLSDSYYSDEIIIDQSKEEEAYIKISGKNYGELTMTPAIARLVKERVLDIIKCTEKKDFIDKRREVYRFTDISDEERNELIKIDKRYGKIVCLCNLVTEGEIIDSIRRPLGARTVEGVKRRTGAMIGTCKGSSCLNRVVSILARELDVNVADIVKESQGSNILNGRMKEFEEI, encoded by the coding sequence ATGGATTACGATGTTATTATCTTAGGTGGTGGTACTTACGGGTGTGCCATTGCATATGAGCTATCTAAATATAGCTTAAATATAGCATTAATAGAGAAAGAATATGATATTGTAACGGAGATCGATACCATAAATTCTGCTATAGTATACGATGGATTGCAAGCTAGATCTGATTTGATAGCGAGTCTTGAAGTTGAAGGAAATAGAGCAATTTATGATATATGTAAAAAGTTTAATATATCTTTAGAAAATAAAAATAGTATATTTATTGCATATAGTGAGGGTGGAAGAAAAGAATTAATAAGAAAATTCAATAAAGCTAAGGAACGTGGAATTTACAATATAGAGATAATAGATGGCAAGACAGCTATGGATATGGAAAGTACAATAAAAAAAGAACCGTTGATGGGAATACTATCAAGGAATACAGCAATTGTATCACCATATGATTTTGCAATAGCATTAGGGGAAGTAGCAGCTCAAAATGGAGTGAACTTTAGATTTGCAGAAACTGTTTTAAATATATCTAAAGTATCTAAGGAATTTTTAATTACTACAACAAAGGGAAAATTTAAATCTAAAATAGTGATAAATACAATTCCAGATAAAAATTATGATTTAGATAATGATTTGAGAGAAGAAGAATTTATAAAGCATAGAAAATGGTTAAATTACTTTACAATAGATACTCATAAGGAACCTGAAAATATAATAAGAGCTTATGAAGATGACATAAAAACATTAGTAGTTCCTACTAAACATAATGTACTGGCAGGAGTAATTACTGATGGAGAATTAGATACAGTTACAGCAAATCATCAAATTAAAAAATTAATTGTAGGATTAAGAACACAACATATAACATCTTTTCTTAGCGATAGTTATTATTCTGATGAAATAATAATAGATCAATCTAAAGAAGAAGAGGCTTATATAAAAATATCAGGAAAGAACTATGGAGAATTGACAATGACACCAGCTATAGCTAGATTAGTTAAGGAAAGAGTTCTAGATATTATAAAGTGCACTGAAAAGAAAGATTTTATAGATAAAAGAAGAGAAGTATATAGATTTACAGATATAAGTGATGAAGAAAGAAATGAATTAATAAAAATAGATAAGAGGTATGGTAAAATTGTTTGCTTATGTAACCTAGTAACAGAAGGAGAAATAATAGATTCAATCAGAAGGCCTTTAGGTGCACGTACTGTTGAAGGAGTAAAGAGAAGAACAGGAGCAATGATAGGTACATGTAAAGGATCATCTTGTTTAAATAGAGTTGTATCTATATTGGCAAGAGAATTAGATGTAAATGTAGCAGATATAGTTAAGGAGAGTCAAGGATCAAATATTTTAAATGGTAGAATGAAGGAGTTTGAGGAGATATAA
- a CDS encoding DUF1667 domain-containing protein produces the protein MAVGVIEVRDDFTCDGIEFKRRDDNTKEVFTSLVRLKGSEAYNVLPVKSSEEIEVEKFIEISKAISRIYVSIPVSVGDVICKNILNTGIDIIATKNIDH, from the coding sequence ATGGCTGTGGGGGTAATTGAAGTTAGGGATGACTTTACTTGTGATGGTATAGAATTTAAAAGAAGAGACGATAATACTAAAGAGGTATTTACATCGTTAGTAAGGCTAAAAGGATCTGAGGCATATAATGTATTGCCTGTTAAATCATCAGAAGAAATAGAAGTAGAAAAGTTTATCGAGATTTCTAAGGCTATAAGTAGGATATATGTAAGTATACCAGTTTCTGTTGGTGATGTTATATGTAAGAATATCTTAAATACAGGAATAGATATAATAGCTACAAAGAATATTGATCATTAA
- the serS gene encoding serine--tRNA ligase: MLDLKRIRTDAEEVKRALGNRGEDFDVSIIDKIVELDEERRKILVEVEALKSKRNADSAKVPALKKAGEPVDEIFAEMKKISEEIKGLDEKVSKISEEIDYHMLRIPNIPNPSVPDGASDEDNVEIRKWGEPRKFDFEAKAHWDIGTGLDILDFERAGKVTGSRFTFYKGLGARLERAIINYFLDTHTEKGYVEVLPPYMANRASMTGTGQLPKFEEDAFKVENNGYFLIPTAEVPVTNMYRDEIISGDKLPIKHVAYSACFRAEAGSAGRDTRGLVRQHQFNKVELVKFTKPEDSYDELDKLTADAEAVLQGLGLPYRVVRICKGDLGFTAALKFDIEVWMPSYNRYVEISSCSNFEDFQARRANIKYKEDPKSKAQFVHTLNGSGVAIGRTVAAILENFQNEDGTVTIPEALKPYMGGRDIIK; the protein is encoded by the coding sequence ATGTTAGATTTAAAAAGAATAAGAACTGATGCAGAGGAAGTAAAAAGAGCGTTAGGAAACAGAGGAGAAGATTTTGACGTCTCTATTATTGATAAAATAGTTGAATTAGATGAAGAAAGAAGAAAAATACTAGTTGAAGTTGAAGCATTAAAGAGTAAGAGAAATGCTGATTCAGCAAAGGTTCCGGCATTAAAGAAAGCAGGAGAACCAGTAGATGAAATATTTGCAGAAATGAAGAAAATTTCAGAAGAAATAAAAGGATTAGATGAAAAGGTATCAAAGATTAGTGAAGAAATAGATTATCATATGCTTAGAATACCTAATATACCAAATCCATCAGTTCCAGATGGGGCTTCTGATGAAGACAATGTAGAAATTAGAAAATGGGGAGAACCTAGAAAATTTGATTTTGAAGCAAAGGCTCATTGGGATATAGGTACAGGTCTTGATATATTAGATTTTGAAAGAGCTGGTAAAGTAACAGGATCAAGATTCACTTTTTACAAGGGACTAGGTGCTAGACTTGAAAGAGCCATAATAAATTATTTCTTAGATACTCATACTGAAAAAGGATATGTTGAAGTATTACCACCATATATGGCTAATAGAGCATCTATGACAGGAACAGGCCAATTACCTAAGTTTGAAGAAGATGCATTTAAGGTAGAGAATAATGGATATTTCTTAATTCCTACAGCAGAAGTACCAGTTACTAATATGTATAGAGACGAAATAATATCAGGAGATAAGTTACCTATAAAGCATGTAGCTTATTCAGCATGTTTTAGAGCAGAAGCGGGTTCTGCAGGAAGAGATACAAGAGGACTTGTTCGTCAACATCAATTTAATAAGGTTGAGTTAGTAAAATTCACAAAGCCAGAAGATAGTTATGATGAGTTAGATAAATTAACAGCAGATGCGGAAGCTGTACTTCAAGGTTTAGGATTACCATATAGAGTAGTAAGAATATGTAAAGGTGATTTAGGATTTACAGCTGCTTTAAAATTTGATATAGAAGTTTGGATGCCAAGTTATAATAGATATGTTGAAATTTCAAGCTGTTCTAATTTTGAAGATTTCCAAGCAAGAAGAGCAAATATTAAATATAAAGAAGATCCAAAATCAAAAGCTCAATTTGTTCATACGTTAAATGGATCAGGGGTAGCTATAGGTAGAACTGTTGCTGCTATATTAGAAAACTTCCAAAATGAAGATGGAACTGTAACAATTCCAGAAGCATTAAAACCATATATGGGTGGAAGAGATATTATTAAATAG